In Fragaria vesca subsp. vesca linkage group LG5, FraVesHawaii_1.0, whole genome shotgun sequence, the genomic stretch AGCTTCAAGAGTACTCCTACCCCGTCCGGGTTTCCTACGTCCTCCAGAAGCACCCGGCTTGCTTTATATGCAACGCCGACGAGATGGACTTCGACGACGTCATTTCCGCCGTCAACGACGACGACGAGCTCCACCCGGGGCAGCTCTACTTCGCTTTGCCGATGAGCTGGCTCAAGCATCCCTTACAGGCCGAGGAGATGGCCGCATTGGCCGTCAAAGCCAGCTCCGCTCTCATGAAGAGCGGCGGCGAGAAATGCGCCTACAGGAAAAATTCCGTTTCTCCGGTGACTTTTTCCGGCGAGGAGGTCAAGTCTCGCCGGAGCGGCGGCGGAGCTAGGAGGGGGAGTAAGTTCTCCGCAATGTTGAGTGCAATACCGGAGTAGGGAGGGGTAGTTTGGGAGTTTCGTAGGAGAGGGGTTGTGTAAATATGGTGTAATCAAATCTGGGGATGTGATTAGGTAGAGGTTTAGAGGAGTTTCGGTGAATTACCACCGGAGGGTAATTTTTTTTATCTTTTAAGTTGTTGTACCAGGCAACCATTTATGGGGTTGTGTTACAATTTTGGCCCTAGATGGTTTTGAGAAAACAAAAAAATTAATTTGTTCTCTAAATTCAGATCTCCATTTGGACTTTTATCTTTTCTGGGCTAAATTGCTTGATTTAAAACTTCATTAACATTCATTTTCATGAACACTAAATCGCTCTGATACACCAAATGTGGTATGGCGTAATTCAAACAATATGTGCAATGAAATTATCAGATTTTGGTGTCACATGTAAAATTAGCCGGAAGCACTACTTAACAGTCATATCCAACTTAATAAATCAAATTAACGTTACAGTTAGCCTCTGTCAAGCTCACTCAACAAATACATTTTTGGAAAAGTTAATTAATATATAAACCACTTCCGTAATGTTTCACCCTGAAATTTTTTCTTTAATGGTATTAGCAGTTGAAAGCTGTAGAAATCTGACTGCCGTTTTCAAATTCTTAAGGATAATTATGTGCAATTAATGTTTTGATATTGTATATATGTCACAAAAGTGTATGGATATAAAGTAATAAGAGTATGAGATAGAGGAGGTGTGCAATCAATTTGGCAACGGGATTTATATGCAGAGGGTGTTGATAATTAAGCAACGCGTTAATTAGATTGGAAGAAAGGAATTTCTTTACAGCTGTGGAGTAGTACTGCAACTGGGGATGACGAAAGTGAAGCCATTGCCATTAATATTATGACCAAAACGGATGCGTTACCGGATGTGAGTCTCTCCCACTTGGTTAGTACTTTTTCGGATCAATTATGTGAACTTTCGGATTATCTAAACCAACAATGACAAACAATAGATTGAACTTGTCGATATTGTTGTGTGATTAGTCTTATCATATGAGTTGTCTCAGTATATTTTTGATTGCTACATATATGAGATGATCTAAAGATATATTCGATAATTAAACGATAACTAACAAAGTATATTGAGTAGATTCGTAGTTGATCAAACATTTAAGGTGATTATTTGTTAAATTCAACACGAAGAAAACAATTAATGACTTAAATTATGTTCTTGATAATCTCCTTAAGCTACCTGTATGTTGGAACATATCACACTAGCTTGATGTGTTATTTAACTAATCACGTCTGTAAGTCACAAATCGATTGGAAACAAAGTTGCTATTCACATTCTCCATTTGCCGTCGATCATTCACTCACTCGAAAATGACTTGCATAAGAATAATTTTGATCCCAAACCGTTTCCACCGTTACCGATCTTTTCATAGAATATAGGATTCGACGTTGATATGAAACACCGGAAAGCGACGATAATCAACGATAACGAAGTGGGAATTGAAGCATGCTTAATTTAACGCATGTGTTTATACTACCCGGCCTAATGTCAAAACGATACCTGAATAACCAATGAGCATCATCGTGATGATGAGGATATTAAGATCGATGGAGAAAGGACAAGATCCATATGTCCCAGGTCATTTTCGATCTCCTTGGCATCGTTTGCCACATTGTTTTGGATCTTGGCTTTGATATGAAGACGTTGGGGGTTGCTGTGAAGCTAGCAAGCTCAGCTGAGAAGGTAAAATGACAGTGATCGAATCTGGGTGTGTATATATAACGACAGAGGTGGAAACTGAGACGAAGGAAGAAGGCAACGTACGCTTTTGCATGGGATGCTTTCAGACTTCTGTATGAATAATACGAAGGCCTACAGCTGTTGTCATTTCAATCGTATGGAATTTTCTGGATGGATATTATTGATCCGATAAATATGTATGTATGAGAGGTTCAAGGATTTGTGAAAGGACTTCTTGTCCTCCTCTGGTCAGGTTCAAAGAAATTGTGGTAGAAATATACTATATGTTTGTTTTAGGATACTATATGTCTCACCGGAAAAAGCTTCGTACTACTAAGATACAAACGGCATATATGTCTCACTGATCGATCAAGTCATTTCATGCATAGAATATAGGATCAATATAGCCTTCATTCATAATATAGTTGAATTGTTGGAGATAGAGTGAAATCTTTTACTGTTTGAAATAATATCTGTTTTGGCCAGTCAAATGTGTTCAAACGAGTCATATCTGATAGAATAGCATATCATATTGGTACAGAATTGCACATTACTTTAATTTAGTAAGACCAAAACTAGTTGGATGAAAAAATAACATGTCGATCACCATCCAAATGTTCAATTGATCACTGAAAGAGAAAATTAACCTAGAAAGACAATGTACGTAGTAAAATGCAACGTTCGAGAGTCCTAGAGAATTACTGTACAACTCTTCCACTACTGCTAGAGTACTGGTGAGAAATTGAGAATGTCGCTTTGTTTGAACACTAGCTAGATTTGACAAGTTTTGCTACTCGGTAAACAATTTAATCCACATGAATTTTTCGAGTATGTGAAAAACTAATCGTACTATAATGACTTGAAACTTAATTTACAAGTGTGTACAATTAAGTTGTCCCTAACGTTTCATTTGGATCAGTTCGAAAGAGGTTTTGTGTTGTAAGTTCTGTACTTATTTCTTTAATCGGAAAAAACATTACGGTCAAGCATAATTACTAAAATACTAAATAAGATTAACAATGATCTGTACACGTACACATCTTAAGTCTTAACAACAAGGAAACCAGATCGTGGGAATATTTTTGATTGATAAGTTAAATTAACAAGGATAAATGCCAGAGAAAGAATCAAAAAAGTTCACCGGCCTGTAATTAACAATGCAGAAAGGAACTACATCGTTGGTTAATTTACATAGATTTACACAAGTGGGGAAGAGATATAGACCCCCCGAAGGGAACAGTTCAGTTTGAAATTTACATGCATCATCGTGCAGATGAAGCTAAGCTTTGCTAGCTCATTGGAGAGAGACACCAGATCAATCAAACTGGCCAATTTCAACAAACTCCATCGTTATCCACAATATAATCACAATTACTTATTTAGCTAGCTGCTTACTGGTCTAAACCAAACCAAAAGCAAACGAAAAGATTAGGTTAATTAGTAGTGCTGTAGTGGTCCTGGCCTTCTCGTGATTGTTAGTCCTTTATTAAGCTAGCTTGATCATGTAAGGTGACAAAGCTAGTTAAGAGTTGATTATGAATCCCAGATCTGGATAATAATTGAGTTTATTTTGTTTATATATGCTTATGGGATTCAACTGGCTCCTCGATCTTTCCCTCTGCTTGGAATCTTTCTGATTTCTACTAAAAAACGGGAGCATAATAACTAGCTAGCACATTGTACCAGAACACTACTCATGATATTGTGCTTTCGATCTCGATCACTCGGATAAGATGTGGTAAAATAAGTAAAACCCTATCTTCCCATCGATATCCCACTTGATTTCAATCTTGTTTGGAGGAACTCATTACTCTTCCAACAATATTTTTGTTGTTGCAATTGAATGGTTCTAGCAGCCAATTGATGTTGTGAAACCGTGAAACAAATGAGTATACAAAAAGTGAGATCCATTGTATATCAAGTGAGTTATGTTTATCCAGTCACTAACTGGTCAATAGCTGAATTAATTAGTCAATAACTGAACAAGAGATTCACACTCGACCTCTTGATTGTAAATCTAACAGAAGAGAATTATTTTTAACGTTCGGATCTACATATACTATCAACCCTGAATTTGAAATGATGACCCTGAATTTTACCGGCTCAACATTTGTAATGGTGAAAGACACTGGTCTGTCGACATGCACCACGGCCACGCTGATCAATTGCACACCACTACTCATAAGGACATACTCACCATTATAGGTGCAAGATCGATCTTTTCTCTGGATCCGGACTAAACTATGCACAACTTTGCAGAGACATATAGTGATTATTTTGGTCGAAATGATCTCAATCATTTTGAAAATACTAGTTTCTGCAAATCTGCACTATGAACAAGGAACAGAGAATAGTTTGGATTTTAGCAAAGAACGACCAGTGCTGCCTCCACTAAAAGCCTCTTTATGTTTTTGTTTGAGAGTATGAAGATTCCAACCTTGTCACTTTGAGTACAATAATACAAATGCGCAGGGGTCATATATGTCGTATTATATAGTCCTATGTAGCAAGCATGAATATCATGTTCCTCATCACTTAGTTTGCCCTAGCTAATTACCTACTTGTTTTTGGCTTATTGCCTCCGTTTTCGTCTTCAAGCTTCCATCCCCACTCTCTTTTTCCTCCATATCCTGCAAGCATTTCATTTCATGGTCTATTGCTTCGATACTAGAGCCCCTTTGGATCCAGCTTCTGATATTATTTGTATGCTACGTGATGCATTTCTCTCCGTGAGCGTAAAACATTTCTATTCTACCCGGCCACTATCATTTCGCAAAGGGTGTGAAATAGATTATTTTCCATGATACAAACACATCATTGATAGGAGTAGGACTACTAGAGATAAGCAAATCAAGACATGAATAATGCAAGTGAGACTTATTGAACGATACCATATATGGAGTGTGTTTTATTTCAATGATATAAAAAGGGTGCAGCTATTGCCACCCCATCAAATGCTTTCTTCACCCCATATTTCAATTTTAAACTAAATATTCCAATACTAACCCCACAATCAAGAATTTTTGT encodes the following:
- the LOC101314471 gene encoding uncharacterized protein LOC101314471, which produces MGICSSTGSTQVATAKLILPDGKLQEYSYPVRVSYVLQKHPACFICNADEMDFDDVISAVNDDDELHPGQLYFALPMSWLKHPLQAEEMAALAVKASSALMKSGGEKCAYRKNSVSPVTFSGEEVKSRRSGGGARRGSKFSAMLSAIPE